The bacterium genome segment ATGGTCGGTTATGCGTACAGTTGTGAATTTTTCATCGCTTGGTACAGCGGCAACGAATATGAAGCGTTTGCTTTTATCAATCGCGCATTCGGTCCTTACTGGTGGGCTTACTGGTCGATGATTTTCTGTAATGTCGCCGTGCCGCAGGTTTTTTGGTCGAAGAAAATGCGTACGAGTATTCCCGTGATGTTTGTGGCTTCTATTTTGATCAATATCGGTATGTGGTTTGAACGGTTCGTCATCATCGTGACGTTATCGCGTGATTATCTGCCGTCGAGCTGGGATTATTATTCACCGACAGCGTGGGATTGGCTTACGTATCTCGGAACGTTCGGATTATTCTTCACATGTTTCTTGTTGTTTATCCGGTATCTGCCGATGATTTCAATGGCGGAAGTGAAAGGTGTTTTGCCTCAGGCGCATCCGCATCACGGCAACGGTCAGCATCATTAAAAGATTTTTATTATAACGGGGTTTTATTATGAGTGAAACGAAAAAAGAGCCGACGTATTTTCTGGCGGAATTTGACGGACCCGGCGGTCTGCTCGAAGCGGCTAAGAAAGTGCGTGATGCCGGCTACAAAATGTTCGACTGCCATTCGCCTTTCCCGATTCACGGCATGGATCAGGCAATGGGACTGAAACGTTCTCCGCTCGGAGTGATCGTATTCTTATGCGCATTCACCGGCGTTTTCAGCATGATCGCGTTAACGTACTGGGTCAGCGTCGAAGCGTATCCACTGATTATTTCCGGGAAGCCGTTGTTCAGTTATCCGGCGTATGCACCGCCGATTTTTGCCATTGGGGTATTAACGGGCGGCATCACTTCGCTGCTCGGTATGCTGGCGCTTAATAAATTGCCGCGACCGCACCATCCGTTATTCAATTCCGAATCGTTTGGGCGTGCAACATCGGACAGTTTTTTTGTCAGTATCGAATCGGAATCTTCTGAAGATGAAAATAAAATCCAATCGTTTTTATCCTCAATCGGCGGAAAAAATGTGGAGGTTATAAAAGGCGAATGATGACTAGTAATCTGAAACACCAACGAACGATTGTTACAATCGTTCACGCAACGGTCATCGCGATGAGCGTGGTGATGCTTGCGTCATGCCAGGGCCGTCCTTCGGATCAGCCTCCCATTCACGTCAATCCGAACATGGATCACATGCCCAAATACAAAGCGCAATCGA includes the following:
- a CDS encoding DUF3341 domain-containing protein, with product MSETKKEPTYFLAEFDGPGGLLEAAKKVRDAGYKMFDCHSPFPIHGMDQAMGLKRSPLGVIVFLCAFTGVFSMIALTYWVSVEAYPLIISGKPLFSYPAYAPPIFAIGVLTGGITSLLGMLALNKLPRPHHPLFNSESFGRATSDSFFVSIESESSEDENKIQSFLSSIGGKNVEVIKGE